A region from the Pseudomonas sp. P8_229 genome encodes:
- a CDS encoding alpha/beta hydrolase: MRILGIFCLLLTLGGCSSLLFYPEPGQIFTPEKAKLEYRTVTLTTADGLKLNAWWLPAKPGVEVKGTVLHLHGNGGNLPMHLGGSWWLPKNGYQVLLVDYRGYGLSEGKPSLPAIYQDIDAAFAWLDQAPEVKGKPLILLGQSLGGSMAVHWLVQHPERQMQLKAFVLDGVPASYRSVGQYALSTSWLTWPVQVPLSWLVPDGDSAINAMPQLKGVPKLIFHSIDDPLVPLSNGIRLYQAAPPPRVLQLTRGGHVQTFGDPVWRKVMLRYLEDPEHFNGLRRLGEIPNYPQSPNSEDESPQ, from the coding sequence ATGAGAATCCTCGGCATCTTCTGCCTGCTCCTGACCCTCGGTGGTTGCAGTTCGTTGTTGTTCTACCCCGAGCCGGGCCAGATTTTCACCCCGGAAAAAGCCAAACTCGAATACCGCACCGTTACCCTGACCACCGCCGACGGCCTCAAGCTCAATGCCTGGTGGCTGCCGGCCAAACCCGGTGTTGAAGTCAAAGGCACGGTCCTGCACCTGCATGGCAACGGCGGCAATCTGCCGATGCACCTGGGCGGCAGTTGGTGGTTGCCGAAAAACGGCTATCAAGTGCTGCTGGTGGACTATCGCGGTTATGGCCTGTCCGAAGGCAAACCGAGCCTGCCGGCGATCTATCAGGATATCGACGCGGCATTCGCCTGGCTGGACCAGGCGCCGGAGGTCAAAGGCAAGCCGCTGATCCTGCTCGGCCAAAGCCTCGGTGGTTCGATGGCCGTGCATTGGCTGGTGCAGCACCCGGAGCGGCAGATGCAACTCAAAGCCTTCGTGCTCGACGGTGTGCCCGCCAGTTATCGCAGCGTCGGCCAGTACGCACTCAGCACGTCGTGGCTGACCTGGCCGGTCCAGGTGCCGCTGTCATGGCTGGTGCCGGACGGCGACAGCGCCATCAACGCGATGCCGCAGCTCAAGGGCGTGCCGAAACTGATCTTTCACAGCATCGATGATCCGCTGGTACCGCTTTCCAATGGCATCCGCCTGTATCAAGCTGCGCCGCCACCGCGGGTGTTGCAGTTGACCCGTGGCGGCCACGTGCAGACCTTCGGTGACCCGGTCTGGCGCAAGGTGATGCTGCGCTATCTGGAGGACCCTGAACATTTCAACGGCCTGCGCCGCCTCGGCGAGATCCCGAATTACCCGCAATCTCCGAATTCTGAAGATGAGAGTCCGCAATGA
- a CDS encoding flavohemoglobin expression-modulating QEGLA motif protein gives MDDYQQTIRTLSDRIVLAQTPIRVLDAVKWDENIRKGFLKAKGKEMPAVDRDYYLNRPLSFDSSKVKLEFQNIERDITRQLGQFNPVGQIMRRMCKEYRMVVRMLEARGTEDFGLISQELYGAASDAFHAGDPTLADLGLMMSDYLNNIDGRGDLKDEPKILTAKDAVHLLQTRLNKVFGEAEETIRVFESDGIVADAAAGADYIKIRTDAMFNDRDVRALEVHEGLVHVGTTLNGLNQPICTFLSKGPPSSTVTQEGLAILMEIITFASYPSRLRKLTNRTRAIHMVEEGADFLQVFEFFREQGFEMAESYGNASRVFRGSTPTGLPFTKDLSYLKGFIMVYNYIQLAVRKGKLEQIPLLFCGKTTLEDMRTLRQLVDEGLVVPPKYLPEQFRDMNALSAWMCFSNFLNHLSLDRIEADYSNIL, from the coding sequence GTGGACGATTACCAGCAGACGATACGCACGCTGTCCGATCGCATTGTGCTGGCGCAGACGCCGATTCGCGTCCTCGACGCGGTGAAGTGGGACGAGAACATTCGCAAGGGCTTTCTCAAGGCCAAGGGCAAGGAAATGCCTGCGGTGGATCGCGACTACTACCTCAACCGGCCACTGAGTTTCGATTCGAGCAAGGTCAAACTCGAGTTCCAGAACATCGAGCGCGACATCACCCGCCAGCTCGGCCAGTTCAACCCGGTCGGGCAGATCATGCGCCGCATGTGCAAGGAATACCGGATGGTGGTGCGCATGCTCGAAGCGCGCGGCACCGAGGATTTCGGCCTGATCTCTCAGGAGCTGTACGGCGCCGCCTCAGATGCGTTTCACGCCGGCGACCCGACCCTGGCCGACCTCGGCCTGATGATGTCCGACTACCTGAACAACATCGATGGCCGTGGCGACCTGAAGGACGAGCCGAAAATCCTCACCGCCAAGGACGCCGTGCACCTGCTGCAAACGCGTTTGAACAAGGTGTTCGGCGAGGCCGAGGAAACCATCCGCGTGTTCGAGTCCGACGGCATCGTTGCCGACGCGGCAGCGGGGGCCGACTACATCAAGATCCGTACCGACGCGATGTTCAATGATCGCGACGTGCGCGCGCTGGAAGTCCACGAAGGTCTGGTGCACGTAGGCACCACGCTCAACGGCTTGAACCAGCCGATCTGCACCTTCCTGTCCAAGGGCCCACCCTCGTCGACGGTGACCCAGGAAGGTCTGGCGATTCTGATGGAAATCATCACCTTTGCCTCCTACCCAAGCCGCCTGCGCAAACTGACCAATCGCACCCGCGCCATTCACATGGTCGAGGAGGGCGCGGACTTTTTGCAGGTGTTCGAGTTCTTCCGCGAACAGGGTTTTGAAATGGCCGAAAGCTACGGCAACGCCAGCCGTGTGTTCCGAGGCTCGACGCCGACCGGCCTGCCATTCACCAAAGACTTGTCCTACCTCAAGGGCTTTATCATGGTTTACAACTACATTCAGTTGGCCGTGCGTAAGGGCAAGCTTGAGCAGATTCCGCTGTTGTTCTGCGGCAAGACCACGCTGGAAGACATGCGTACCTTGCGCCAACTGGTGGATGAGGGATTGGTGGTGCCGCCGAAGTATCTGCCAGAACAGTTTCGCGACATGAACGCGCTGTCAGCGTGGATGTGCTTCTCCAACTTCCTCAATCACTTGAGCCTGGACCGGATCGAGGCGGATTACTCGAACATCCTTTGA
- a CDS encoding chemotaxis response regulator protein-glutamate methylesterase, protein MKIAIVNDMPLAVEALRRALAFEPAHQVVWVARNGAEAVQLCAENTPDLILMDLIMPVMDGVEATRRIMAETPCAIVIVTVDRQQNVHRVFEAMGHGALDVVDTPALGAGNAQEAAAPLLRKILNIGWLIGEKPSRTRPAPTPQRSSGSCKRLVAIGSSAGGPAALEVLLKGLPRNFSAAIVLVQHVDQVFAAGMAEWLASASGLDVRLAREGEPPQAGAVLLAGTNHHIRLLKNGTLAYTAEPVNEIYRPSIDVFFESVANYWNGDAIGVLLTGMGRDGAQGLKLMRQQGYLTIAQDQQSSAVYGMPKAAAAIDAAVEVRPLEKIAPRLLEVFPK, encoded by the coding sequence ATGAAAATCGCAATCGTCAACGACATGCCCCTGGCGGTGGAGGCGTTGCGCCGCGCGCTGGCCTTCGAGCCGGCGCATCAGGTGGTCTGGGTCGCCAGAAATGGCGCCGAGGCGGTGCAACTGTGCGCCGAAAATACGCCTGATCTGATTCTGATGGACCTGATCATGCCGGTGATGGACGGTGTCGAGGCCACCCGGCGCATCATGGCCGAAACCCCGTGCGCCATCGTTATCGTCACGGTCGACCGCCAGCAGAACGTGCACCGGGTCTTCGAAGCCATGGGCCACGGTGCGCTGGACGTGGTCGACACCCCGGCGCTCGGTGCTGGCAACGCGCAGGAAGCGGCGGCGCCGTTGCTGCGCAAGATCCTCAACATCGGTTGGCTGATCGGCGAGAAGCCCAGCCGTACGCGCCCGGCGCCAACGCCGCAGCGCAGCTCCGGCTCGTGCAAGCGGTTGGTGGCGATCGGCTCGTCAGCGGGCGGACCGGCGGCGCTGGAAGTGCTGCTCAAGGGCCTGCCGCGCAATTTTTCGGCAGCCATCGTGCTGGTGCAGCATGTGGATCAGGTGTTCGCCGCCGGTATGGCCGAATGGCTGGCCAGCGCCAGCGGCCTGGACGTGCGCCTGGCCCGCGAAGGCGAGCCGCCGCAAGCCGGCGCGGTGCTGCTGGCCGGCACCAATCACCATATACGCTTATTGAAAAACGGCACGCTGGCCTACACCGCCGAGCCGGTCAACGAGATTTACCGACCGTCGATCGACGTGTTTTTCGAAAGTGTCGCCAACTATTGGAACGGCGACGCCATCGGGGTTTTATTGACCGGAATGGGACGCGACGGGGCGCAAGGGCTTAAGCTCATGCGCCAGCAGGGATATCTGACCATCGCGCAGGATCAGCAAAGCAGTGCGGTGTACGGCATGCCCAAGGCCGCAGCGGCGATCGATGCGGCCGTCGAAGTCCGTCCACTGGAAAAGATAGCGCCACGATTGCTGGAGGTTTTCCCCAAATGA
- a CDS encoding TetR/AcrR family transcriptional regulator, with amino-acid sequence MVAIAQEGAAGIATAVAESVQYQGRKASRQGSEQRRQDILDAAMRIVVRDGVRAVRHRAVAAEAGVPLSATTYYFKDIDDLLTDTFAQYVERSAAYMAKLWNNNEGLLRDMVVSGDGSPESRSQLADDIARLMADYVHRQLVNRREHLMAEQAFRQEALLNPRLADLVRSHQQILLQGTCQLFQVLGSREPQQDAKVLTAIIGRMEYQGLLNDAEPLAEQDMLGILTRYMHLVLASM; translated from the coding sequence ATGGTTGCAATCGCTCAAGAAGGTGCAGCGGGTATCGCCACTGCGGTCGCTGAAAGTGTTCAGTACCAGGGCCGCAAGGCCAGCCGACAGGGCAGCGAGCAGCGTCGCCAGGACATTCTCGACGCGGCGATGCGCATTGTCGTGCGTGACGGCGTGCGCGCCGTGCGCCACCGGGCCGTGGCGGCCGAGGCCGGTGTGCCGCTGTCGGCCACCACCTATTACTTCAAGGACATCGATGACCTGCTCACCGATACCTTCGCCCAGTACGTCGAACGCAGTGCGGCCTACATGGCCAAGTTGTGGAACAACAACGAAGGCCTGCTGCGCGATATGGTCGTCAGTGGCGACGGCAGCCCTGAGTCGCGCTCGCAACTGGCGGACGATATTGCGCGGTTGATGGCCGACTATGTGCACCGGCAGTTGGTCAACCGTCGCGAGCACCTGATGGCCGAGCAGGCGTTTCGCCAGGAAGCGCTGCTCAACCCGCGCCTGGCGGATCTGGTGCGTTCCCATCAACAGATTCTGCTGCAGGGCACCTGCCAGTTGTTTCAGGTGCTGGGCTCGCGTGAACCGCAACAGGATGCCAAAGTGTTGACGGCGATTATCGGACGGATGGAATATCAGGGCCTGCTCAACGACGCCGAGCCTTTGGCCGAACAGGACATGCTCGGGATTCTGACGCGGTATATGCATCTGGTGCTGGCGTCGATGTAA
- a CDS encoding diguanylate cyclase domain-containing protein: MNDLQIDGIKTDENAAMVLLVDDQAMIGEAVRRGLSNEENIDFHFCSDPHQAIAQAVRIKPTVILQDLVMPGLDGLSLVREYRNHPATKDIPIIVLSTKEDPLIKSAAFSAGANDYLVKLPDTIELVARIRYHSRSYMTLLQRDAAYRALRVSQQQLLDTNLVLQRLMNSDGLTGLSNRRHFDEYLELEWRRSLRDQSQLSLLMIDVDYFKSYNDSFGHVEGDEALRKVATAIRDASARPSDLPARYGGEEFALVLPNTSPGGARLVAEKLRQTVAALKIPHNTPGDGASLTISIGLATMVPQAGSDCRLLISAADRGLYLAKNNGRNQVGIE, encoded by the coding sequence ATGAATGACTTACAGATCGATGGCATTAAAACCGACGAAAACGCCGCCATGGTGTTGTTGGTGGACGATCAGGCGATGATTGGCGAAGCCGTGCGTCGTGGGCTGTCGAACGAAGAGAATATCGACTTCCACTTCTGCTCCGACCCGCACCAGGCCATCGCCCAGGCGGTACGGATCAAGCCGACGGTGATTTTGCAGGACCTGGTGATGCCTGGTCTCGATGGCCTGAGCCTGGTGCGCGAATACCGCAATCACCCGGCGACCAAGGACATCCCGATCATCGTGCTGTCGACCAAGGAAGACCCGCTGATCAAGAGTGCGGCGTTCTCGGCCGGCGCCAACGATTATCTGGTGAAACTGCCGGACACCATCGAACTGGTGGCGCGCATCCGCTATCACTCGCGCTCCTACATGACCCTGCTGCAACGGGACGCGGCGTACCGCGCGTTGCGGGTCAGTCAGCAGCAGTTGCTCGACACCAACCTGGTGCTGCAACGCCTGATGAACTCCGATGGCCTGACCGGGTTGTCCAACCGCCGGCACTTCGACGAGTACCTGGAGCTGGAATGGCGCCGTTCGCTGCGCGATCAGAGTCAGTTGTCGTTGCTGATGATCGATGTCGATTACTTCAAGTCCTACAACGACAGCTTTGGCCATGTCGAAGGCGATGAGGCGCTGCGCAAGGTTGCCACGGCGATCCGCGACGCCAGTGCCCGACCGTCGGACCTGCCGGCGCGCTACGGCGGCGAGGAGTTCGCTCTGGTCTTGCCGAACACCTCGCCGGGCGGCGCGCGGCTGGTGGCGGAGAAACTGCGCCAGACCGTGGCGGCGCTGAAAATTCCGCACAACACCCCGGGTGACGGGGCGAGCCTGACCATCAGCATCGGCCTGGCGACCATGGTGCCGCAGGCGGGCAGCGATTGCCGGCTGCTGATCTCGGCGGCGGATCGCGGGTTGTACCTGGCGAAAAACAATGGCCGTAATCAGGTCGGTATCGAATAG
- the prfB gene encoding peptide chain release factor 2 (programmed frameshift), whose amino-acid sequence MEINPILNTIKDLSERSETIRGYLDYDQKHERLTEVNRELEDPSVWNKPEYAQELGRERSALAQIVDTLDELNAGLADCRDLLDMAVEENDEGAVGDVVAELARLEENLAKLEFRRMFSHEMDPNNAYLDIQAGSGGTEAQDWANILLRMYLRWADKRGFDATIMELSAGEVAGIKGATVHIKGEYAFGWLRTEIGVHRLVRKSPFDSGNRRHTSFSAVFVSPEIDDKVEIEINPADLRIDTYRSSGAGGQHVNTTDSAVRITHVPTNTVVSCQNERSQHANKDTAMKMLRAKLYEQEMQKRNAASQALEDTKSDIGWGHQIRSYVLDASRIKDLRTNIERSDCDKVLDGDIDEYLYASLKSGL is encoded by the exons ATGGAAATCAACCCGATCCTGAACACCATCAAGGACCTGTCCGAGCGCTCCGAAACTATTCGGGGGTATCTT GACTACGATCAAAAGCATGAGCGTCTGACCGAAGTCAATCGCGAGCTTGAAGATCCGAGTGTCTGGAACAAACCTGAATACGCCCAGGAACTGGGCCGCGAGCGCTCTGCGCTGGCGCAGATCGTCGACACCCTCGACGAACTGAACGCTGGTCTGGCCGATTGCCGCGACCTGCTGGACATGGCTGTCGAAGAAAACGACGAAGGCGCAGTGGGCGATGTCGTCGCCGAGCTGGCCCGTCTCGAGGAAAATCTGGCCAAGCTGGAATTCCGTCGCATGTTCAGCCATGAAATGGACCCGAACAACGCCTACCTGGACATCCAGGCCGGTTCCGGCGGCACCGAAGCCCAGGACTGGGCCAACATCCTGCTGCGCATGTACCTGCGCTGGGCTGACAAACGCGGTTTTGACGCGACCATCATGGAGCTGTCGGCCGGTGAAGTCGCCGGGATCAAGGGTGCGACCGTGCACATCAAGGGCGAGTACGCCTTTGGCTGGCTGCGCACCGAGATCGGCGTGCACCGTCTGGTGCGCAAGAGCCCGTTCGACTCCGGCAACCGTCGCCACACCTCGTTCTCCGCGGTTTTCGTCTCGCCAGAGATCGACGACAAGGTGGAAATCGAAATCAACCCGGCAGACCTGCGGATCGACACCTATCGTTCCTCCGGTGCTGGTGGTCAGCACGTAAACACCACCGACTCGGCCGTACGTATCACTCACGTACCGACCAACACCGTGGTCAGCTGCCAGAACGAACGTTCCCAGCACGCCAACAAGGACACCGCCATGAAAATGCTGCGGGCCAAGTTGTACGAGCAGGAAATGCAGAAACGCAACGCCGCGTCGCAAGCGCTGGAAGACACCAAGTCGGACATCGGCTGGGGTCACCAGATCCGCTCTTACGTGCTCGATGCGTCGCGGATCAAGGATCTGCGCACCAACATCGAACGCAGCGACTGCGACAAGGTGCTCGACGGCGACATCGACGAATACCTGTATGCCAGCCTGAAATCCGGGCTGTAA
- a CDS encoding chemotaxis protein CheW has protein sequence MIPSDTLNVTHEDARAIDDCWNRIGIHGDKSCPLLVEHIHCRNCAVYSAAATRLLDRYALQQDERDAVAIAVEADVKTRSLLMFRLGEEWLGLATRSLVEVAPMQAIHSLPHQRSRALLGVANVRGALVACLSLVELLDLDGNAAPANGTRIMPRMLIIAAHGGPVVVPVDEVDGIHAIDERILDAASRAGGEHNSTVSAKYTRGVLQFRGRSLRWLDEEQLLSAVTRSLT, from the coding sequence ATGATCCCGTCCGACACCTTGAACGTCACCCACGAAGACGCCCGGGCCATCGATGATTGCTGGAACCGCATCGGCATTCACGGCGACAAGTCGTGTCCGTTGCTGGTGGAACATATTCATTGCCGCAACTGTGCGGTGTATTCCGCCGCCGCCACGCGCCTGCTCGACCGTTATGCGTTGCAGCAGGACGAGCGCGACGCGGTCGCCATCGCGGTTGAAGCTGACGTCAAAACCCGTTCGCTGCTGATGTTCCGCCTCGGCGAAGAATGGCTGGGACTGGCGACCCGCAGTCTGGTGGAAGTCGCGCCGATGCAGGCGATTCACTCGTTGCCGCACCAGCGCTCGCGGGCCTTGCTCGGCGTGGCGAACGTGCGCGGGGCATTGGTGGCGTGCCTGTCGCTGGTCGAGTTGCTCGACCTCGATGGCAACGCCGCACCGGCCAACGGCACGCGGATCATGCCGCGCATGCTGATCATCGCCGCCCACGGCGGGCCGGTCGTGGTGCCGGTGGACGAGGTCGACGGCATCCATGCGATCGATGAACGCATTCTCGACGCCGCGTCACGTGCCGGCGGTGAACACAACAGTACGGTCAGCGCCAAATACACCCGTGGTGTCCTGCAATTCCGGGGGCGCAGCCTGCGTTGGCTGGATGAAGAACAGTTGCTGTCCGCCGTGACCCGGAGCCTCACATGA
- the lysS gene encoding lysine--tRNA ligase, whose product MSDQQLDPQALQQEENSLIALRKEKLAAERAKGNAFPNDFRRENYCEDLQKKYADKTKEELAEAAIPVKVAGRIMLNRGSFMVIQDMTGRIQVYVNRKTLSEDTLAAVKTWDMGDIIAAEGTLARSGKGDLYVEMTSVRLLTKSLRPLPDKHHGLTDTEQRYRQRYVDLIVNEDVRQTFRVRSQVIAHIRSFLMKRDFLEVETPMLQTIPGGAAAKPFETHHNALDMEMFLRIAPELYLKRLVVGGFEKVFEINRNFRNEGVSTRHNPEFTMLEFYQAYADYEDNMDLTEELFRELAQLVLGSTDVPYGDKVFHFGEPFVRLSVFDSILKYNPELTADDLNDIDKARAIAKKAGAKVLGFEGLGKLQVMIFEELVEHKLEQPHFITQYPFEVSPLARRNDDNPNVTDRFELFIGGREIANAYSELNDAEDQAERFMAQVADKDAGDDEAMHYDADFVRALEYGMPPTAGEGIGIDRLVMLLTNSPSIRDVILFPHMRPQA is encoded by the coding sequence ATGAGCGACCAACAACTCGACCCGCAAGCCCTGCAACAGGAAGAAAACTCCCTGATCGCCCTGCGCAAGGAAAAGCTGGCTGCCGAGCGCGCCAAGGGCAACGCCTTCCCGAACGACTTCCGCCGCGAAAACTACTGCGAAGATCTGCAGAAGAAATACGCGGACAAGACCAAGGAAGAGCTGGCCGAGGCTGCAATCCCGGTCAAGGTTGCCGGTCGCATCATGCTCAACCGTGGCTCGTTCATGGTGATCCAGGACATGACCGGTCGCATTCAGGTCTACGTCAACCGCAAGACCCTGTCGGAAGACACCCTGGCCGCCGTCAAGACTTGGGACATGGGCGATATCATTGCCGCCGAAGGCACCCTGGCGCGTTCCGGCAAGGGCGATCTGTACGTGGAAATGACCAGCGTGCGCCTGCTGACCAAGTCGCTGCGTCCGCTGCCGGACAAGCATCACGGCCTGACCGACACCGAACAGCGCTACCGTCAGCGTTACGTTGACCTGATCGTCAACGAAGACGTGCGCCAGACCTTCCGCGTGCGTTCGCAAGTGATCGCGCACATCCGCAGCTTCCTGATGAAGCGCGACTTCCTCGAAGTCGAAACGCCGATGCTGCAGACCATTCCTGGCGGCGCCGCAGCCAAGCCGTTCGAAACCCACCACAACGCGCTGGACATGGAAATGTTCCTGCGTATCGCGCCTGAGCTGTACCTCAAGCGTCTGGTGGTCGGTGGTTTTGAAAAGGTCTTCGAGATCAACCGCAACTTCCGTAACGAAGGCGTCTCGACGCGTCACAACCCTGAATTCACCATGTTGGAGTTCTACCAGGCTTACGCCGACTACGAAGACAACATGGACCTGACCGAAGAACTGTTCCGTGAACTGGCGCAGCTGGTGCTGGGCAGCACCGACGTGCCGTACGGCGACAAGGTGTTCCACTTCGGCGAGCCGTTCGTCCGTCTGTCGGTGTTCGACTCGATCCTCAAGTACAACCCTGAGCTGACCGCCGATGATCTGAACGACATCGACAAGGCGCGCGCCATCGCCAAGAAGGCCGGTGCCAAGGTGCTGGGCTTCGAAGGTCTGGGCAAGCTGCAGGTGATGATTTTCGAAGAGCTGGTCGAGCACAAGCTGGAACAGCCGCACTTCATTACCCAGTACCCGTTCGAAGTGTCGCCGCTGGCACGTCGCAACGACGACAACCCGAACGTCACTGACCGTTTCGAGCTGTTCATCGGTGGCCGTGAAATTGCCAACGCCTACTCCGAGTTGAACGACGCTGAAGACCAGGCCGAGCGCTTCATGGCGCAGGTGGCCGACAAGGACGCCGGCGACGACGAAGCCATGCATTACGACGCCGACTTCGTGCGCGCGCTGGAGTACGGCATGCCGCCAACGGCCGGTGAAGGCATCGGCATTGACCGACTGGTGATGTTGCTGACCAACTCGCCGTCGATCCGCGATGTGATCCTGTTCCCGCACATGCGACCGCAAGCGTAA
- a CDS encoding hybrid sensor histidine kinase/response regulator, which produces MTPEQMRDASLLELFSLEAEAQTQVLSSGLLALERNPTQADHLESCMRAAHSLKGAARIVGIDSGVSVAHVMEDCLVSAQEGRLLLRPEHIDALLQGTDLLMRIATPANAPQAADIEAYVVLMGRLLDPSAPPAVAPPPMAELQMQAPPPAPIETPSPAPMPAIDTPLETFDPTPRKNKRTTEGGERVLRVTAERLNSLLDLSSKSLVETQRLKPHLATMQRLKRMQNNGLRALESLNVHLKEHALSLEAQEALEDARRLLAESQQLLGEKNAELDEFAWQASQRAQVLYDTALACRMRPFADVLTGQVRMVRDLGRSLGKQVRLEIEGEKTQVDRDVLEKLEAPLTHLLRNAVDHGIETPEQRVLKGKSEEGLIRLRASHQAGLLVLELSDDGNGVDLEKVRRSIVERQLSPAETAAQLSEEELLTFLFLPGFSLRDTVTEVSGRGVGLDAVQHMVRQLRGAVVLEQTAGEGSRFHLEVPLTLSVVRSLVVEVGDEAYAFPLAHIERMCDLQPQDIVQVEGRQHFWHEGRHVGLVAASQLLNRPANQSSDETLKVVVIRERDAIYGVAVERFVGERTLVVLPLDERLGKVQDISAGALLDDGSVVLIVDVEDMLRSVDKLLNTGRLERIARHGNQAAEVARKRILVVDDSLTVRELQRKLLLNRGYDVAVAVDGMDGWNALRSEDFDLLITDIDMPRMDGIELVTLLRRDNRLQSLPVMVVSYKDREEDRRRGLDAGADYYLAKASFHDDALLDAVVELIGGARA; this is translated from the coding sequence ATGACCCCTGAGCAAATGCGCGACGCCTCGCTGCTGGAGCTGTTCAGCCTCGAAGCCGAGGCTCAGACCCAGGTGCTCAGCAGCGGGCTGCTGGCGCTGGAGCGCAATCCGACCCAGGCCGATCATCTGGAATCGTGCATGCGCGCGGCGCACTCGCTCAAGGGCGCGGCGCGGATCGTCGGCATCGACAGCGGCGTCAGCGTTGCGCATGTGATGGAAGATTGTCTGGTCAGCGCGCAGGAAGGGCGGCTGTTGCTGCGTCCCGAGCACATCGATGCGTTGTTGCAAGGCACCGATCTGTTGATGCGCATCGCCACGCCAGCCAATGCCCCGCAAGCGGCGGACATCGAGGCGTATGTGGTGTTGATGGGCCGCCTGCTCGACCCTTCGGCGCCGCCCGCAGTGGCACCGCCGCCCATGGCCGAGTTGCAGATGCAGGCGCCGCCGCCTGCGCCGATTGAAACCCCGTCGCCAGCGCCCATGCCGGCGATCGATACACCGCTGGAAACCTTCGACCCGACCCCGCGCAAGAACAAGCGCACCACCGAGGGTGGCGAGCGCGTGCTGCGGGTTACGGCCGAGCGCCTGAACAGCCTGCTCGACCTGTCGAGCAAATCGCTGGTCGAAACCCAGCGCCTCAAGCCGCATCTGGCAACCATGCAGCGCCTCAAACGCATGCAGAACAATGGCCTGCGGGCGCTGGAGAGTCTCAATGTGCACCTCAAGGAACATGCGCTGAGCCTCGAAGCCCAGGAAGCCCTTGAGGATGCGCGGCGCCTGCTGGCCGAATCCCAGCAGTTGCTCGGGGAGAAAAACGCCGAACTGGACGAGTTCGCCTGGCAAGCCAGCCAGCGCGCGCAAGTGCTCTACGACACCGCGCTGGCCTGTCGCATGCGCCCGTTTGCCGACGTGCTCACCGGTCAGGTGCGCATGGTCCGGGATCTGGGGCGCAGCCTTGGCAAGCAGGTACGGCTGGAGATCGAAGGCGAGAAAACCCAGGTCGATCGCGACGTGCTGGAAAAGCTTGAAGCGCCGCTGACTCATTTGCTGCGCAACGCCGTCGACCACGGCATCGAAACCCCGGAGCAGCGCGTGCTCAAGGGCAAGTCCGAAGAAGGCCTGATCCGTCTGCGCGCCTCGCACCAGGCCGGTTTGCTGGTGCTCGAACTGAGCGATGACGGCAATGGTGTCGACCTGGAAAAGGTCCGCCGCAGCATTGTCGAGCGTCAGCTGTCGCCGGCCGAAACGGCGGCGCAGTTGAGCGAAGAGGAACTGCTGACGTTCCTGTTTCTGCCGGGCTTCAGCCTGCGCGACACGGTCACCGAAGTGTCCGGGCGTGGCGTCGGTCTGGACGCGGTGCAGCACATGGTGCGGCAGCTGCGTGGCGCGGTGGTGCTCGAGCAGACGGCAGGCGAGGGCAGCCGCTTTCATCTTGAAGTGCCGCTGACCCTGTCGGTGGTGCGCAGTCTGGTGGTGGAAGTCGGCGACGAGGCCTACGCCTTTCCGCTGGCGCACATCGAGCGCATGTGTGATCTGCAGCCGCAGGACATCGTGCAGGTCGAGGGTCGCCAGCATTTTTGGCATGAAGGTCGGCACGTCGGGCTGGTCGCCGCCAGTCAACTGCTCAATCGTCCGGCGAACCAGAGCAGCGACGAAACCCTCAAGGTCGTGGTGATCCGCGAGCGCGACGCGATCTATGGCGTGGCGGTCGAGCGTTTCGTTGGTGAACGCACGCTGGTGGTGCTGCCACTGGATGAGCGGCTGGGCAAGGTTCAGGACATTTCCGCCGGAGCGTTGCTCGATGATGGCTCGGTGGTGCTGATCGTCGATGTCGAAGACATGCTGCGTTCGGTGGACAAACTGCTCAATACCGGGCGTCTGGAACGTATCGCTCGGCATGGCAATCAGGCCGCCGAAGTGGCGCGCAAACGGATTCTGGTGGTCGACGATTCGCTCACTGTGCGCGAGCTGCAACGCAAGCTGCTGCTCAATCGCGGCTATGACGTGGCGGTCGCGGTGGACGGCATGGACGGCTGGAACGCGTTGCGTTCGGAGGACTTCGATTTGCTGATCACCGACATCGACATGCCGCGCATGGACGGCATCGAGCTGGTTACGTTGCTGCGCCGCGACAACCGCCTGCAATCGCTGCCGGTGATGGTGGTTTCGTACAAGGATCGTGAAGAGGATCGCCGTCGTGGACTGGATGCTGGTGCGGACTATTATTTAGCCAAGGCCAGTTTTCATGACGACGCCCTGCTTGATGCAGTGGTTGAGCTCATTGGAGGAGCGCGGGCATGA